Proteins encoded together in one Macadamia integrifolia cultivar HAES 741 chromosome 8, SCU_Mint_v3, whole genome shotgun sequence window:
- the LOC122086139 gene encoding uncharacterized mitochondrial protein AtMg01250-like, translating into MAKRSFGGSMGLKLDVQKAFDTLDWQFLFDVLKKFGFHAKWIDWIQKILESTRLSIVVNGGPVGFFGVERGPRQGDQLLPMLFILAEEVLCRGLKSLRLKGLVKGLQGPRNAFTPSHLLFADDLSIFIKADLHGVKHLRKFLDTYQAYSGQAFNLDKSHMYFGPIPAARKLQIKEVLNIPEC; encoded by the coding sequence ATGGCCAAAAGGAGTTTTGGAGGTAGCATGGGTCTCAAGTTGGACGTTCAAAAAGCTTTTGATACACTTGATTGGCAATTCCTATTTGATGTTCTAAAAAAATTTggctttcatgccaaatggatAGATTGGATTcaaaaaatcctagaatcaaCAAGGCTGTCTATTGTGGTTAATGGGGGACCAGTTGGGTTTTTTGGAGTGGAAAGGGGTCCTAGGCAAGGGGACCAGCTCTTGCCTATGCTGTTCATTCTTGCAGAGGAAGTTCTTTGTCGCGGTTTGAAATCATTGAGGCTAAAGGGTCTGGTGAAGGGTTTGCAGGGACCAAGAAATGCGTTTACACCCTCACATTTGCTCTTTGCAGATGACTTGTCTATTTTTATTAAAGCTGACTTGCATGGAGTGAAACATCTGAGAAAATTTTTAGACACGTATCAAGCATATTCTGGTCAGGCTTTTAATTTAGATAAAAGTCATATGTATTTTGGCCCCATCCCGGCAGCTAGAAAGCTTCAGATCAAGGAGGTGTTAAACATTCCTGAATGCTGA